A genome region from Macrotis lagotis isolate mMagLag1 chromosome 4, bilby.v1.9.chrom.fasta, whole genome shotgun sequence includes the following:
- the PLEKHG3 gene encoding pleckstrin homology domain-containing family G member 3 isoform X2 yields the protein MPVSVSLHQDATQERPVSLASTISSSGSSRDSQTMEEHNGTGPVTEGESGSIHACYIPNNHNNSSSWLNLRGSLKGSPFSSRSTPGPGHHKLSYLGRVVRELVETERMYVQDLRSIVEDYLLKIIDTPGLLKPEQVSALFGNIENIYALNSQLLKDLDSCNNDPVAVANCFVERSQEFDIYTQYCNNYPNSVAALTECMRDKHQAKFFRDRQEVLQHSLPLGSFLLKPVQRILKYHLLLQEIAKHFDEEEDGFEMVEDAIDTMTCVAWYINDMKRKHEHAVRLQEIQSLLINWKGPDLTTYGELVLEGTFRVHRVRNERTFFLFDKALFITKKRGDHFVYKGHIPCSSLMLIESTRDSLCFTVTHYKHSKQQYSIQAKSVEEKRSWTHHIKRLILENHHATIPQKAKEAILEMDSYYPNRYRYSPERLKKAWSSQDDMPTQVRQCRRQSGFWEKREGVDSKLLRGPSGIVSLGLRPGRIHFLGSWLTLPNILNSPEPTKQLLRQLNDKASKASGLKHAGSAEALLDFGQLPLTGEQQSEAEGAAQEEVVEEQVLEKASPEDLAVSTGSKKGARAESQGSEEEEEEEEEESLVVAEQVADFASSLLAALHCWHYRANALLFSRGAMVKGHDEYEIAKSYKRPSGQSLMSPEKCKSFESVSSLPEAEPDTEPEVRQGLFPVIEGHSGEVMQSCILKQHHQEVLRPDHPVKIVDHAVAESPEDLKNLSSEEEEEVTVSVPDSILPTSVLDQASIIAERFVSTYSRRNSLALEDGKASGLLTPRLVSRSSSVRSLDGIEKGSATYCSTIDSFSSLLPLEADPNAGVASETSSTLNGTVPSSPSCSVESERLLNKKEDMLSTRDRLLLDKIKSYYENAEHHDAGFSIRRRESLSYIPKGLVRNSVFRFNSLPRQEPKPVIPGRKRLESSRPASWTLFDLTGPGQASSRNPPPITDVEFRPSAEVVKMWEGMESSGDICKSPVTRNKIESGLSQENGFDLHEPLFILEEHELSAISEEAVGSSLEVQSRAQLARELKELVKELSDKDEKLSTPLHPHIMQFSHMMDRELTERVKNKVYQLARQYSLRIKSHKPTMSEQKKMDPEQEKNLTLPHLQEEIRELPCKGKVRPLLSLSNNEQVMDLEHGPSKSTSAREKSPRCFYSPAGSKAISPGGWTSNRTPLSPVDTETFHWPDVRELCSKYAFHDEGTQAGQSQRHGQPVNRSLSVPENIMEAHPVGKVSRCCSLNTKPGRGTQEITQLQPRKDLFLLRSSQTTGRDVDEALYLTADLTLENNRRVIILEKGPPQPLVGEEEQDNFTQIQSPTSQEKIYLKAVVKQCKAHQESEERQEEGDQDPQVGQGDIADMGQQGRVRNLREKFQILNSNG from the exons ATGCCTGTCTCAGTCTCCTTACATCAAGATGCGACCCAAGAGCGTCCAGTGAGCTTGGCCTCTACCATCTCTTCTTCAGGCTCATCCCGGGACAGTCAGACCATGGAAGAGCACAATGGAACTGGTCCTGTAACTGAGGGAGAGTCTGGCTCCATCCATGCCTGCTATATTCCTAATAACCATAACAATTCCAGTAGCTGGCTGAATCTGAGAGGATCCCTAAAAGGTTCCCCATTTAGCTCCCGGTCTACACCTGGGCCTGGACATCACAAGTTGAGTTACCTAGGCCGAGTGGTGCGAGAGCTTGTAGAGACAGAGCGCATGTATGTACAGGATCTCCGAAGCATTGTTGAG GATTACCTTTTGAAGATCATCGATACACCAGGGCTGCTGAAACCTGAACAAGTCAGTGCACTTTTTGGAAACATAGAAAACATCTATGCATTAAACAG TCAACTCTTGAAAGACTTGGACAGCTGTAATAATGATCCAGTGGCTGTGGCTAATTGTTTTGTAGAAAGG AGCCAAGAATTTGACATTTACACCCAATACTGCAACAACTACCCAAA TTCAGTGGCAGCCTTAACTGAATGTATGAGAGACAAACACCAGGCCAAGTTCTTCCGGGACAGACAAGAGGTCTTGCAACATTCTCTGCCCCTGGGCTCTTTTCTGCTGAAGCCTGTCCAAAGAATTCTCAAGTACCACCTCCTTCTTCAG GAAATTGCCAAGCATTTTGATGAGGAGGAGGATGGCTTTGAGATGGTTGAGGATGCAATCGATACCATGACTTGTGTGGCTTGGTACATCAATGACATGAAGAGGAAGCATGAGCATGCTGTCCGACTACAG GAAATCCAGTCCCTTCTGATCAACTGGAAAGGACCAGACTTGACGACCTATGGAGAGCTGGTGTTGGAAGGCACTTTCCGAGTCCATCGAGTTCGAAATGAGAgaactttctttctctttgacaaGGCATTGTTCATTACTAAAAAGCGAGGAGACCACTTTGTCTACAAAGGTCACATCCCG TGTTCCTCCTTGATGTTAATCGAGAGCACAAGAGACTCTTTGTGTTTCACAGTCACTCACTATAAGCACAGCAAACAACAGTATAGTATCCAG GCCAAATCTGTAGAAGAGAAGCGTTCATGGACCCATCACATCAAAAGACTGATCCTAGAGAATCATCATGCCACTATTCCCCAAAAG GCTAAGGAAGCCATCTTGGAAATGGATTCTTATT ACCCCAACCGATACCGCTACAGCCCAGAAAGGCTAAAAAAGGCTTGGTCTTCCCAAGATGACATGCCCACTCAAGTGCGTCAGTGTCGGAGACAATCTG GATtctgggagaaaagggagggtgtcGACTCGAAGTTGCTGAGAGGGCCTAGTGGCATTGTAAGCTTGGGGCTAAGACCGGGCAGAATTCATTTCCTTGGGTCATGGCTGACTTTACCAAATATACTTAACTCTCCAGAGCCAACTAAACAGCTTCTCAGGCAGTTAAATGACAAAG CATCAAAGGCATCGGGTCTTAAG CATGCAGGTAGCGCTGAAGCCCTCTTGGACTTTGGGCAACTGCCCCTTACAGGGGAGCAGCAGTCTGAAGCTGAAGGAGCTGCTCAGGAGGAAGTGGTGGAGGAGCAGGTCCTTGAGAAGGCCTCTCCAGAGGATCTGGCTGTGAGCACTGGCAGCAAGAAGGGGGCCAGGGCTGAGTCCCAAGGttcagaggaggaggaggaggaggaggaggaggagagtctGGTGGTAGCTGAGCAGGTAGCCGACTTTGCCAGCTCCCTGCTGGCTGCCCTCCACTGCTGGCACTATCGAGCCAACGCTTTACTTTTCTCCCGGGGCGCTATG GTCAAAGGGCATGATGAATATGAAATAGCCAAAAGCTATAAAAGGCCCAGTGGCCAGTCTCTAATGAGTCCTGAGAAGTGCAAGAGCTTTGAGTCTGTCTCTTCCCTTCCAGAG GCTGAACCTGATACAGAGCCTGAAGTCAGGCAAGGGCTGTTTCCAGTCATAGAAGGTCATAGCGGAGAAGTGATGCAGTCTTGCATCCTGAAACAGCACCATCAAGAGGTGCTACGGCCTGACCATCCAGTCAAAATCGTTGACCATGCAGTTGCTGAGAGTCCAGAGGATCTTAAAAACCTCAGcagtgaggaagaggaggaagtgaCAGTGTCAGTGCCAGACAGTATTCTGCCAACATCTGTACTGGACCAGGCTAGCATCATTGCTGAAAGGTTTGTCAGCACCTACTCCCGCCGCAATAGCCTGGCTCTGGAGGATGGCAAAGCCAGTGGTTTGTTGACTCCTAGACTGGTCAGTCGGAGTAGCAGTGTCCGGAGTCTTGATGGTATTGAGAAGGGGTCAGCCACCTACTGCAGCACCATAGACTCATTCAGCTCCTTGTTGCCCCTAGAAGCAGACCCTAATGCTGGAGTGGCCTCAGAAACCAGCTCTACCCTCAATGGGACTGTACCTTCAAGCCCTAGCTGCTCAGTAGAATCTGAAAGGTTGCTTAACAAGAAGGAGGATATGCTTTCGACTCGAGACCGACTGTTACTTGACAAGATCAAGAGTTACTATGAGAATGCAGAACATCATGATGCAGGCTTTAGTATTCGGCGCCGGGAGAGTCTTTCCTATATTCCTAAGGGCTTGGTAAGAAACTCTGTGTTCAGATTCAATAGCCTTCCCAGGCAAGAACCTAAACCAGTGATCCCTGGGCGCAAAAGACTAGAAAGTTCCCGACCTGCCTCTTGGACTCTTTTTGATCTCACTGGGCCAGGCCAGGCTAGTTCCAGGAATCCTCCCCCCATCACTGATGTTGAATTTCGCCCATCAGCAGAAGTAGTGAAGATGTGGGAAGGAATGGAGTCCTCTGGGGATATCTGTAAGAGCCCAGTCACGAGGAACAAGATAGAATCAGGCCTGAGCCAAGAGAATGGTTTTGACTTGCATGAGCCGCTATTCATTCTGGAGGAGCATGAGCTGAGTGCTATCAGTGAGGAGGCAGTTGGGTCCTCCCTAGAGGTCCAGAGCCGTGCCCAGCTGGCCAGGGAGCTAAAGGAGCTAGTAAAGGAGTTGAGTGACAAAGATGAAAAGCTATCAACTCCCCTGCACCCTCACATCATGCAGTTCTCCCACATGATGGACAGGGAGTTGACTGAACGTGTCAAGAACAAGGTCTACCAGCTAGCCCGTCAGTACAGTCTCAGGATCAAGAGCCACAAGCCTACAATGTCAGAGCAAAAAAAGATGGATCCAGAGCAAGAAAAGAATCTGACCTTGCCCCACCTGCAGGAGGAGATCCGAGAGCTACCTTGCAAAG GTAAAGTGAGACCATTACTGTCCCTCTCAAATAATGAACAAGTAATGGACTTAGAACATGGTCCCTCCAAGTCCACCTCAGCAAGGGAGAAGTCACCTCGATGCTTCTACAGTCCTGCTGGCTCAAAGGCCATCTCTCCTGGAGGCTGGACATCTAACCGCACTCCCCTTAGTCCTGTTGACACAGAAACTTTTCACTGGCCAGATGTTCGTGAACTCTGTTCGAAGTATGCTTTCCACGATGAGGGTACGCAAGCTGGACAAAGTCAGCGCCATGGTCAACCTGTCAACCGGAGCCTCTCAGTACCAGAGAATATCATGGAGGCACACCCAGTGGGGAAAGTGAGTCGCTGCTGCAGTCTCAACACCAAACCAGGCAGAGGAACCCAAGAGATTACCCAGCTTCAGCCTCGTAAGGATCTATTTTTACTTCGCTCCTCCCAAACCACAGGACGGGATGTAGATGAAGCCTTGTACCTCACAGCTGACTTGACCTTGGAGAATAACCGACGAGTCATTATCTTGGAGAAGGGACCACCCCAACCACTGGTAGGTGAGGAAGAACAAGACAACTTCACACAAATCCAGTCACCCACCTCCCAagaaaaaatctacttgaaaGCAGTGGTTAAACAATGCAAAGCTCACCAAGAATCAGAAGAGAGGCAAGAAGAGGGGGACCAGGACCCTCAAGTAGGACAAGGGGATATAGCTGATATGGGCCAACAGGGTCGAGTGAGAAACCTAAGGGAAAAATTTCAGATCTTGAACTCAAATGGTTGA